A genomic stretch from Desulfotignum balticum DSM 7044 includes:
- a CDS encoding electron transfer flavoprotein subunit beta/FixA family protein, whose amino-acid sequence MKLICTVKFVPDPDSLTAGPNRLILNPDDACALAFALAVKSGDPGVTVEAVTLGPLSVRPHMEDLLRLAVDRGTLIWDSGLEDSDAFVTSKVLSRYIAGRPCDCVLTGSYSLDGGSAQVPVQIAESLGLDQMPGVIRIDPDRFDRTRAVFQAVDETGVTTWEMAMPGVLSLTRESGYKLPYPALTDLRRDVSEDVNILTSRDLGFSADQVGRAGSLTRMAGSSPVTYGEKDPKIVGTDDDGITQVVDFLKKMGVCR is encoded by the coding sequence ATGAAACTCATCTGCACCGTCAAATTTGTTCCTGACCCGGACAGCCTCACGGCCGGACCCAATCGGCTGATTCTGAATCCGGACGACGCCTGCGCCCTGGCCTTTGCCCTGGCCGTGAAGTCCGGCGATCCCGGAGTCACGGTGGAGGCGGTGACCCTGGGTCCCCTGTCTGTCCGCCCCCACATGGAGGACCTGCTGAGGCTTGCCGTGGACCGGGGCACGCTGATCTGGGATTCCGGGCTCGAGGACAGTGACGCGTTTGTGACCAGCAAAGTGCTCAGCCGGTATATTGCGGGCCGACCCTGTGACTGTGTGCTGACGGGCAGCTATTCCCTGGACGGGGGTTCGGCCCAGGTGCCCGTGCAGATCGCCGAAAGTTTGGGCCTGGATCAGATGCCGGGGGTCATCCGGATCGATCCGGACCGGTTCGATCGCACCAGGGCCGTGTTCCAGGCCGTGGATGAAACGGGCGTGACCACCTGGGAAATGGCCATGCCGGGCGTTTTGAGCCTGACCCGGGAAAGCGGCTACAAACTGCCCTACCCCGCATTGACCGATCTGCGCCGGGACGTGTCTGAAGACGTAAATATCCTCACAAGCCGGGATCTGGGGTTTTCTGCAGACCAGGTAGGCCGTGCCGGCTCCCTGACCCGTATGGCTGGCTCAAGCCCTGTGACCTACGGGGAAAAAGACCCGAAGATCGTGGGCACGGATGACGACGGCATCACTCAGGTGGTTGATTTCCTGAAAAAAATGGGAGTATGCCGATGA
- the ilvD gene encoding dihydroxy-acid dehydratase — MRSHIATKGVERAPHRSLMKALGYTDREIRQPMIGIANAANELIPGHMHLDTLVAAVKSGISMAGGTPMEFSTIGVCDGIAMNHKGMHYSLASRELIADSIEVTATAHPFDAIVMVPNCDKIVPGMLMAAARLNIPAIFISGGPMLAGLDPKDQTKKIDLVSVFEAVGAVRGGRMTEADLAAVEECACPTCGSCAGMFTANSMNCLTEALGMALPGNGTIPAPMSRRIRLAKETGIQIMALLEQGITPDKIMTKQAFMNALTVDMALGCSTNTVLHLTAIAHEASVPLELSVINQVSETTPHICSLSPGGPDHIQDLDRAGGIPAVMKTLADHSLLDTGCLTATGKNLADNLSSVEIKDRAVIRPVSDPYHVQGGLAVLFGNLAPDGCVVKQSAVVDEMMTHQGPARVFDTEEAATEAILGGKINAGDVVVIRYEGPAGGPGMREMLTPTSAIAGMGLGAACALITDGRFSGGTKGACIGHVSPEAADGGPIAMINENDIIHIDIPAKTIELMVPEDEIRERQARWVKPAPKIKTGYMARYARQVSSAAQGAIIE, encoded by the coding sequence ATGCGCAGCCACATTGCAACCAAAGGGGTGGAAAGAGCCCCCCACCGAAGCCTGATGAAGGCCCTGGGCTACACAGACAGAGAGATCCGCCAGCCAATGATCGGCATTGCCAATGCCGCCAATGAACTCATTCCCGGACACATGCACCTGGACACCCTGGTGGCGGCCGTTAAATCCGGCATCTCCATGGCCGGGGGCACTCCCATGGAGTTTTCCACCATCGGGGTGTGTGACGGCATTGCCATGAACCACAAAGGCATGCACTATTCCCTGGCCTCCCGGGAACTGATCGCCGACTCTATCGAGGTGACGGCCACGGCCCACCCGTTTGATGCCATTGTCATGGTGCCCAACTGTGACAAAATCGTGCCCGGCATGCTCATGGCGGCGGCAAGGCTCAACATTCCGGCCATTTTTATCAGCGGCGGCCCCATGCTGGCCGGACTGGATCCCAAAGACCAGACAAAAAAAATCGATCTGGTGTCCGTGTTCGAAGCCGTGGGCGCAGTCCGGGGCGGCCGCATGACCGAGGCGGACCTGGCTGCCGTGGAAGAGTGCGCCTGCCCCACCTGCGGGTCCTGCGCCGGCATGTTCACGGCCAATTCCATGAACTGCCTCACCGAAGCTTTGGGTATGGCTTTGCCCGGCAACGGCACCATCCCGGCCCCCATGTCCCGGCGTATCCGCCTGGCCAAGGAGACGGGCATCCAGATCATGGCGCTGCTGGAACAGGGGATCACCCCGGATAAAATCATGACAAAACAGGCGTTTATGAACGCGCTGACCGTGGACATGGCTTTGGGCTGTTCCACCAACACGGTGCTGCATCTGACCGCCATTGCCCATGAGGCAAGCGTTCCCCTGGAACTGTCTGTGATCAACCAGGTCAGTGAAACAACCCCGCATATCTGTTCATTGAGCCCGGGCGGTCCCGACCATATCCAGGATCTGGACCGGGCCGGCGGCATTCCTGCGGTGATGAAAACCCTGGCCGACCACTCCCTGCTGGACACCGGATGCCTCACGGCCACGGGAAAAAACCTGGCAGACAACCTTTCTTCCGTGGAGATCAAAGACCGGGCCGTGATCCGGCCTGTCAGTGATCCTTATCATGTCCAGGGCGGTCTGGCTGTTTTGTTCGGAAACCTGGCCCCGGACGGGTGTGTGGTCAAGCAGTCCGCTGTGGTGGACGAGATGATGACGCACCAGGGACCGGCCCGGGTGTTTGACACGGAAGAAGCCGCCACGGAGGCCATTCTGGGCGGGAAAATCAATGCCGGAGATGTGGTGGTGATCCGGTATGAAGGCCCTGCCGGGGGGCCTGGCATGCGGGAAATGCTCACCCCGACCTCAGCCATTGCCGGCATGGGCTTAGGGGCGGCCTGTGCCTTGATCACGGACGGCCGGTTTTCCGGCGGCACCAAAGGGGCCTGCATCGGCCATGTGTCTCCGGAAGCGGCGGACGGCGGACCCATTGCCATGATCAATGAAAACGACATCATCCACATCGATATCCCGGCCAAAACCATTGAACTGATGGTGCCCGAAGATGAGATCCGGGAACGGCAGGCCCGATGGGTCAAACCGGCACCCAAAATCAAAACAGGCTACATGGCCCGGTATGCCCGCCAGGTATCATCCGCGGCCCAAGGAGCCATTATTGAATAA
- a CDS encoding glucose 1-dehydrogenase, with amino-acid sequence MELTDFNMGFFSLAGKNAVVTGGNSGLGQAFSVALAKGGANVVAASIMEDDGTTRQWVEACGTAYHYVNADITSEGECRRIVEECVDVFGRIDILVNCAGICINVEDVTQYTRKEWDQMVAVNLTAAFEMTHEACKPMIRQARGKIVNIASLYSFLGGQWSPAYAATKHGIVGLTRSMCDELAQFNIQVNAIAPGYFATELTAKTRKDPKRNAEILAHIPANRWGWTADLMGACIFLCSDAANYVNGTVLTVDGGYLMR; translated from the coding sequence ATGGAACTGACGGATTTCAATATGGGCTTTTTTTCCCTGGCAGGAAAGAATGCCGTGGTCACGGGGGGGAACAGCGGACTGGGGCAGGCATTTTCCGTTGCCCTGGCAAAAGGCGGCGCCAACGTGGTGGCCGCAAGCATCATGGAAGATGACGGCACCACCCGGCAATGGGTGGAAGCATGCGGCACGGCCTATCATTATGTGAACGCCGACATCACATCCGAAGGCGAATGCCGGCGGATCGTTGAAGAATGTGTGGATGTCTTCGGCCGCATTGACATCCTGGTCAACTGCGCCGGGATCTGCATCAACGTGGAAGACGTCACTCAGTATACCCGGAAGGAATGGGATCAGATGGTGGCCGTCAACCTGACGGCGGCGTTCGAGATGACCCATGAGGCGTGCAAGCCCATGATCCGGCAGGCCCGGGGAAAGATTGTCAATATCGCCTCCCTGTATTCGTTTCTGGGCGGGCAGTGGTCTCCGGCCTATGCCGCCACCAAGCACGGGATTGTCGGGCTGACCCGATCCATGTGCGATGAACTGGCCCAGTTCAACATACAGGTCAACGCCATTGCACCGGGGTACTTTGCCACGGAACTCACGGCAAAGACCCGGAAGGACCCGAAACGCAACGCCGAGATCCTTGCCCATATCCCGGCCAACCGGTGGGGGTGGACTGCGGATCTCATGGGGGCCTGCATTTTTCTGTGTTCAGATGCAGCCAACTATGTGAACGGCACCGTGCTGACCGTGGACGGCGGATATCTGATGCGGTGA
- a CDS encoding FAD-binding oxidoreductase has protein sequence MDKEQIIQTLGQMLSPSQVNTDSEALYDASADRYKKYAKVRRVLDVPVPAAIVYPKTAEEVSRVLAFCNEHRVNVIPRAGKTATEGGLENWKQNTVVMDALHLDKILKIDTYNMQATAQAGVPLQMLEDAAREKGLTTGHSPQSKPVAKLGGLVSTRSIGQFSTLYGGIEDMVVGLECVFPDGHIARIKNVARRSGGPDIRHIAIGNEGTLCYITEVTVKLFRFYPENNRFHGYLLKDMETGIQVLREVMVNGFRPSVARAYSEEDAAQHFYHFHQGKCVLLFMSEGPKGIVDATCDAIEAAAEKFKHGIIEPVDSKLIQEWFNNLNWSQKDIDDELEGMKENDAHSGFTTEVSADWETIPKIYNRVMQRIREEYPRAHDLTMLGGHSSHSYINGTNMYFVYNYRILCAPEDEMRVYHHPLQRIIVEETLKFGGSMCHHHGIGKFRNEWTKEEHGSAYYMLEKLKQSFDPNGIMNFGTIYPQADGKKYQQ, from the coding sequence GTGGACAAAGAACAGATCATTCAAACGTTAGGCCAGATGCTTTCGCCGTCCCAGGTAAATACAGACAGCGAAGCCCTGTATGATGCCTCGGCAGACCGGTACAAGAAATACGCCAAGGTCCGGCGGGTCCTGGATGTGCCCGTGCCCGCGGCCATTGTGTATCCTAAAACGGCCGAAGAAGTCAGCCGGGTGCTGGCCTTCTGCAATGAGCACAGAGTCAACGTCATCCCCCGGGCCGGCAAAACGGCCACGGAAGGGGGGCTGGAAAACTGGAAGCAAAACACCGTGGTCATGGATGCGCTGCATCTGGACAAAATACTGAAGATCGATACTTATAACATGCAGGCCACGGCCCAGGCAGGCGTTCCCCTCCAGATGCTGGAGGATGCTGCCAGGGAAAAAGGCCTGACCACGGGCCACTCCCCCCAGTCCAAACCCGTGGCAAAGCTGGGCGGGCTGGTGTCCACAAGGAGCATCGGGCAGTTCTCCACCCTGTATGGAGGCATCGAAGACATGGTGGTGGGACTGGAGTGCGTGTTTCCCGACGGCCACATCGCCCGGATCAAGAACGTGGCCCGGCGGTCCGGGGGTCCGGATATCCGGCATATTGCCATCGGCAACGAAGGCACACTCTGCTACATCACTGAAGTGACGGTGAAACTGTTCCGGTTCTATCCGGAGAACAACCGGTTTCACGGGTATCTGCTCAAGGATATGGAAACCGGCATCCAGGTGCTGCGGGAAGTGATGGTCAACGGGTTCCGTCCGTCCGTGGCCCGGGCCTATTCTGAAGAAGATGCAGCCCAGCACTTTTATCATTTCCATCAAGGCAAATGCGTTCTCCTTTTCATGAGTGAAGGCCCCAAAGGCATTGTGGATGCCACCTGCGATGCCATTGAAGCGGCCGCGGAAAAATTTAAGCACGGCATCATCGAACCCGTGGATTCAAAGCTGATCCAAGAATGGTTCAACAACCTGAACTGGTCCCAGAAAGACATTGACGACGAACTCGAGGGAATGAAGGAAAATGATGCCCATTCCGGATTCACCACGGAAGTTTCCGCTGACTGGGAAACCATCCCGAAGATCTACAACCGTGTGATGCAGCGGATCCGGGAGGAATATCCCCGGGCCCACGACCTGACCATGCTGGGAGGGCACTCCTCCCACAGCTATATCAACGGCACCAACATGTACTTTGTCTATAACTACCGCATCCTCTGCGCCCCGGAAGACGAGATGCGGGTCTACCACCACCCGCTGCAGCGGATCATTGTTGAAGAGACCCTTAAGTTCGGGGGATCCATGTGCCATCACCATGGGATCGGTAAATTCAGAAACGAATGGACCAAGGAAGAACACGGGTCTGCCTATTACATGCTGGAGAAGCTCAAACAAAGCTTTGACCCCAACGGCATCATGAATTTCGGCACCATCTATCCCCAGGCGGACGGAAAAAAATACCAGCAGTAA
- the larB gene encoding nickel pincer cofactor biosynthesis protein LarB: MTPQDLTRLLSQVADGRTTVTDAEKQLSDLTFESLEYARIDHHRSLRKGFPEVIFGLGKTREQIAGILEKMVPRENVILVTRIDPATADPLVAHFENAAYFPDARLLRIQKTAPDITGTGTILVITAGTSDIPVAEEAALTARAMGNRVDTLFDVGVAGIHRLFAHKEMIRQAGVIIVAAGMEGALPSVVAGMVGAPVIAVPTSIGYGTSFGGMTALLGMLNSCASNIAVVNIDNGFGAGYMASSINHVGVDKNNAL; this comes from the coding sequence ATGACCCCCCAGGACCTGACCCGGCTGCTTTCACAAGTGGCAGACGGCCGGACCACTGTCACAGACGCTGAAAAACAGCTGTCCGATCTGACATTTGAATCCCTTGAATATGCCCGGATCGACCATCACCGCTCGTTGCGCAAAGGGTTTCCCGAAGTGATCTTCGGCCTGGGCAAGACCCGGGAACAGATTGCCGGGATCCTGGAAAAAATGGTGCCAAGAGAAAATGTGATCCTGGTGACCCGCATCGATCCGGCCACGGCAGACCCGCTTGTGGCGCATTTTGAGAATGCCGCGTATTTTCCGGATGCCCGGCTTTTGCGGATTCAGAAAACGGCGCCGGATATCACCGGAACCGGCACCATCCTGGTGATCACGGCCGGCACCTCGGACATTCCCGTGGCAGAAGAAGCGGCCCTCACGGCCCGTGCCATGGGCAACCGGGTGGACACCCTGTTTGACGTGGGCGTGGCCGGGATCCACCGGTTGTTCGCCCACAAAGAGATGATCCGGCAGGCCGGAGTGATCATTGTGGCGGCGGGCATGGAAGGGGCCCTGCCCTCCGTGGTGGCGGGCATGGTGGGAGCGCCGGTCATTGCCGTGCCCACCAGTATCGGGTACGGCACCAGTTTCGGGGGCATGACCGCGCTGTTGGGCATGCTCAATTCCTGTGCCTCCAATATTGCCGTGGTCAACATTGACAACGGGTTCGGGGCCGGGTACATGGCATCGAGCATCAACCATGTGGGCGTGGATAAAAACAACGCCCTGTGA
- a CDS encoding MurR/RpiR family transcriptional regulator — translation MINLDLSTLNPLEKKIHKQMIRHSRTMPGIKINQAAELCQCSVSKISKFVKKLGFSSYRQYLDFLYGREIPPAAGSDELSRVKSFIDTFDNGMVDDLLTLIDGHGKIIFFGYGPSLLCARYFEYRFHNCSDKPAMAVSDEVTLNNLVDDTTLLLILTETGRFKSFELVYERAKRNGATVVILVEEYNTDLFNQCDNIFWLSRTAQPEHLKPYEKSRTLFFIFLEEIIQRLLVKKE, via the coding sequence ATGATTAATCTGGACTTAAGCACACTGAACCCGCTGGAAAAAAAGATCCACAAACAGATGATCCGGCACAGCCGGACCATGCCCGGGATAAAGATCAACCAGGCGGCTGAACTGTGTCAGTGCTCTGTGTCTAAAATATCCAAGTTTGTCAAGAAACTGGGGTTCAGCAGCTACCGGCAGTACCTGGATTTTTTGTATGGAAGGGAAATCCCTCCGGCCGCGGGGTCGGATGAGCTGAGCCGGGTTAAGTCCTTTATCGACACCTTTGACAACGGCATGGTCGATGACCTGCTGACCCTGATTGACGGGCACGGCAAAATCATCTTTTTCGGATACGGCCCTTCGTTGCTCTGTGCACGGTATTTTGAGTACCGGTTCCACAACTGCTCGGACAAGCCTGCCATGGCCGTCTCTGACGAGGTGACCCTGAACAACCTGGTGGATGACACCACCCTGCTGCTGATCCTCACGGAAACGGGCCGGTTTAAATCCTTTGAGCTGGTCTATGAAAGGGCAAAACGCAACGGCGCCACCGTGGTCATTCTTGTTGAGGAATACAACACGGATCTGTTCAACCAGTGCGATAACATCTTCTGGCTCTCCCGCACGGCCCAGCCGGAACATCTCAAACCATACGAAAAATCACGCACGCTTTTTTTCATTTTTCTGGAAGAAATCATTCAGCGCCTGCTGGTGAAAAAGGAGTAA
- a CDS encoding electron transfer flavoprotein subunit alpha/FixB family protein: MKKTCIFQDTETPEKTTDLLAAAVRMYGRDGFKSHVVLVNASPETFTGRFHHVIQVAEGLVADNDPRAITEILETLHQTHRFDSILIPGTTLGKMIAPRLAWRLKTGLASGVTDITVRDGRIEITRPARSGTILETILPEGPGPVMMTIRTHAFEHPPEETVPTRISQYSRPVTTHSTLTRLGVEQNIIEPRDIRDSEVLVAGGGGAARCFPALKPLADALNGAVAASRKLVDQGIARRTIQVGQSGKTVSPKLYLALGIHGSMQHLVGLRGAVSIIAVNTSLHAPICRLSDMVVQGDACEFIEKLMDKMMCNPHKNT, from the coding sequence ATGAAAAAAACCTGTATTTTCCAGGACACGGAAACCCCTGAAAAGACCACGGACCTGCTGGCGGCAGCCGTGCGCATGTACGGCCGGGACGGGTTTAAATCCCATGTGGTCCTGGTGAACGCTTCGCCTGAAACATTCACGGGCCGGTTTCACCATGTGATCCAGGTGGCCGAAGGCCTGGTGGCGGATAACGATCCCCGGGCCATCACAGAGATCCTGGAAACCCTGCACCAGACCCACAGGTTTGACAGTATCCTGATTCCCGGAACCACTTTGGGAAAGATGATCGCCCCGCGGCTGGCATGGCGGCTCAAAACCGGGCTGGCAAGCGGTGTGACAGACATCACCGTCCGGGACGGGCGGATTGAGATCACCCGGCCGGCCCGTTCAGGAACAATCCTTGAAACCATTCTTCCGGAGGGGCCGGGTCCCGTGATGATGACCATCCGGACCCATGCGTTTGAACATCCCCCTGAAGAAACGGTGCCAACCCGGATCAGTCAGTATTCCCGGCCAGTGACCACCCACAGCACCCTGACCCGCCTGGGTGTTGAGCAAAACATCATCGAACCCCGGGACATCCGGGATTCCGAGGTGCTGGTGGCCGGCGGCGGCGGTGCGGCCCGCTGCTTTCCGGCACTGAAACCCCTGGCAGATGCCCTGAACGGGGCCGTAGCCGCCAGCCGGAAACTGGTGGATCAGGGCATTGCCCGGCGAACCATCCAGGTGGGCCAGTCCGGAAAAACCGTTTCACCAAAGTTGTACCTGGCTTTGGGCATTCACGGCAGCATGCAGCATCTGGTAGGCCTGCGGGGGGCGGTATCCATCATCGCCGTGAATACATCGCTCCACGCCCCCATCTGCCGGCTGTCAGATATGGTCGTGCAGGGGGATGCCTGTGAATTCATTGAAAAGCTCATGGACAAAATGATGTGCAACCCACACAAAAACACATAA
- a CDS encoding IS110 family transposase, with product MKNTITIGIDLGDKFHIAVVFDGEGNELETAQVTNTKAGVSKFFQPYKNARVAMEAGTHSPWISRLLGEMGLTVYVGNPRKLRFIWDSVDKSDARDARILGMVCRIEPRLLHPLRHRSSQAQADLASIKSRDMLVKSRTQLINHVRGLVKANGDRLPKCSTASFAKKCEPLVPPELRSALDAVFQTLFHLNERIKALDLQIEQLSMERYPETQYLRQIAGVGPITALCFVLTIEDPACFFKSRQVGPFLGLTPRRDQSGDTDKQLPITKAGNTYLRRLLVGSAQYIMGPFGPESNLRLHGMSIAARGGKNAKKRAVVAVARKLAVLMHRLWVTQDKYQPFYGMNKKAA from the coding sequence ATGAAAAATACTATCACAATTGGAATCGATTTGGGAGACAAATTTCACATAGCAGTGGTATTTGACGGTGAGGGCAACGAACTGGAGACTGCCCAGGTGACCAATACAAAGGCCGGTGTCAGCAAATTTTTTCAGCCGTACAAAAATGCCAGGGTGGCCATGGAGGCGGGTACTCATTCTCCGTGGATCAGCCGCCTTCTGGGCGAGATGGGGTTGACCGTCTATGTTGGTAACCCCCGCAAATTAAGATTCATCTGGGACAGTGTTGATAAATCCGATGCCCGTGACGCCCGGATCTTGGGCATGGTCTGTCGGATAGAACCTCGGTTATTACATCCATTGAGACACCGCAGCAGCCAGGCACAAGCGGACCTGGCATCGATCAAGTCCCGTGATATGCTGGTCAAGAGCCGCACCCAGCTGATCAACCATGTTCGAGGGCTTGTCAAAGCCAATGGAGATCGTTTGCCCAAATGCAGTACAGCGAGCTTTGCCAAAAAATGTGAACCCCTTGTACCCCCTGAGCTTCGATCTGCCCTGGATGCTGTGTTTCAAACGCTCTTTCATTTGAACGAACGGATAAAGGCGCTTGATCTTCAGATTGAGCAGCTGAGTATGGAACGGTATCCGGAAACCCAATATTTACGTCAAATAGCCGGAGTTGGTCCGATCACCGCGCTGTGCTTTGTGTTGACCATTGAAGATCCCGCATGCTTTTTCAAAAGCCGTCAAGTAGGGCCTTTTTTGGGGCTGACCCCACGACGGGATCAATCCGGAGATACAGACAAACAGCTTCCCATTACCAAGGCAGGAAACACTTATCTGCGCCGGCTACTGGTGGGCAGCGCCCAGTATATTATGGGGCCGTTTGGGCCGGAGAGTAACCTGCGCCTGCATGGGATGTCGATTGCCGCCCGGGGAGGCAAAAACGCCAAGAAACGGGCGGTGGTTGCAGTGGCCAGGAAGCTGGCGGTGCTGATGCATCGACTGTGGGTCACCCAAGACAAATATCAACCGTTTTATGGCATGAACAAAAAAGCGGCATGA
- a CDS encoding FGGY-family carbohydrate kinase, with translation MKKQYIIAIDGGTQSTKVAVFDIRGHEICSESVRLQPIHFYGNSRAEHPDDDLWESLKTACRRLFEKFDGDRHQIMGVGLCSIRCCRALLRADGTLASPVQSWMDLRLAAPYHHEDDAVRYVTTATGYLTHRLTGETRDTRSNYVGPWPIDPDTLDWFEDQARFDDYTTPREMLFDLKDPSSVLGTITEKASRATGIPAGIPVVSTANDKAVEGLGAGLKDDGTVLVSLGTYITSMMMGTKSGTSAAHYWSNPGAVPGEYMYESNGIRRGMATVTWVKELMGSDVIEAAHRMGLSPEAYLNAAGADIPAGCDGLYTVLNWLPDPSRLHERGMMIGFNSTHQGIHMFRSVLEGIALTMKNNAQAMCDEMGVKLTQIIVSGGGSNGELFMQIFADVFGVPAHRNVVNGSASMGAAICTALALKIYENRQAAVDQMVRRRDTFTPIRKNVDLYRRINEEVYQQIVPETDDLLKRSHGIFHPHPASPQESVSG, from the coding sequence ATGAAAAAACAATATATTATTGCCATTGACGGGGGTACCCAGAGCACCAAGGTGGCGGTGTTTGATATCCGGGGCCATGAGATCTGTTCCGAATCGGTCCGGCTTCAGCCCATTCATTTCTACGGAAACTCCCGGGCCGAGCATCCGGACGATGACCTGTGGGAAAGCCTGAAAACCGCCTGCCGCCGACTTTTTGAAAAATTTGACGGGGACAGGCATCAGATCATGGGTGTGGGCCTGTGCTCGATCCGATGCTGCCGGGCCCTGCTTCGGGCCGACGGCACCCTGGCATCCCCCGTGCAGAGCTGGATGGACCTGCGGCTTGCCGCCCCTTACCACCACGAGGACGATGCCGTGCGCTATGTCACCACGGCCACGGGCTATCTGACCCACCGCCTCACCGGAGAAACCAGGGACACCCGATCCAATTACGTGGGGCCCTGGCCCATCGATCCCGACACCCTGGACTGGTTCGAGGACCAGGCCCGGTTCGACGACTATACCACCCCCCGGGAGATGCTCTTTGACCTGAAGGATCCGTCCAGCGTGCTGGGGACCATCACGGAAAAAGCCAGCCGGGCCACGGGCATCCCCGCGGGCATCCCCGTGGTGTCCACGGCCAATGACAAGGCCGTGGAAGGCCTGGGCGCGGGCCTGAAAGATGACGGCACCGTGCTCGTATCCCTTGGCACCTATATTACCTCCATGATGATGGGAACAAAATCCGGAACGAGTGCGGCCCATTACTGGAGCAACCCGGGGGCTGTTCCCGGTGAATACATGTATGAGAGCAACGGGATCCGCAGGGGAATGGCCACGGTGACCTGGGTCAAGGAACTCATGGGGTCTGACGTGATCGAGGCGGCACACCGCATGGGGCTTTCCCCGGAAGCGTACCTGAATGCGGCCGGCGCCGACATCCCTGCCGGGTGCGACGGCCTGTACACCGTGCTCAACTGGCTGCCCGACCCTTCCCGTCTCCATGAGCGGGGCATGATGATCGGTTTCAACAGCACCCACCAAGGGATCCACATGTTCCGCTCCGTTTTGGAGGGCATTGCCCTGACCATGAAAAACAACGCCCAGGCCATGTGTGATGAAATGGGCGTGAAACTGACTCAGATTATTGTCAGCGGGGGCGGGTCAAACGGGGAACTGTTCATGCAGATCTTTGCCGATGTCTTTGGCGTGCCGGCCCACAGGAACGTGGTCAACGGCTCCGCCAGCATGGGGGCGGCCATCTGCACCGCGCTGGCCTTAAAGATCTATGAAAACCGGCAGGCAGCCGTCGACCAGATGGTGCGCCGCAGGGACACGTTTACCCCCATCAGGAAGAATGTGGATCTCTATCGCAGGATCAATGAGGAGGTCTATCAGCAGATCGTACCGGAGACCGACGACCTGTTGAAACGGTCCCACGGGATTTTTCATCCGCACCCGGCATCCCCTCAGGAATCCGTAAGCGGGTAG